From Hoeflea sp. 108:
TCATGACCTTCATCCTCTTTTCGATACTCACGCTGAAATTCGTGGGCGTCAGGAGAATGGTCTTCACCAGGATCATGGCATTTGTTCTCGGTATCTTTGCGCTTGACCGTTTCGGGACGGTCGTGATGCCTGCAATCAACGATTGGCTCGACCGGATAGGAGCTTGAAATGGACACCGGCCTGACCACGATTTCCGAAGCCGACATCGAAAAGCACCGCTCAACCGCGCAGAGCTTCATCACCCGCATCGTGGTGCTGGAAGATTCTTCCGGCCAGTCGGGAACGGCCCTTGCCGGCACCAACAGGCGCTTTGTCTCGACGGTTTCGACCGGCTCGATCCGCAAGACGCGCGAGGTCGAGCTGCAGAAGACCGTCACGGCGATCCGCCCCGACGACCAGCTGATGTCGATCCCCCAGCACACGCTTCTGTTCCGCGCCCGCCGCGGCATTGCGGTCGCACTTGCTGTCTCCGACGTGTTCTCACGCTCGACCGACCTCGAGGCGCTGCAGGCCAGGAATGCCCGCAGTCCGCTTGAGGGCGACGAAGCCGGCCATTTCAAGAAGCTGCTGTCGGCCTCGGCCTATGTCGCCGGTTTCACGCTTGCCTCCTACCTCGCCCAGCTGATCGACAGCGACGGCGAAGCGCCCAACGACGTGAGCGAACCCGACTTCCTGTTCGACACGCCGCAGGATGCGGTCAAGTCGATCGTCTCCGGCCTCGACCGGGCTCTTTCGGGCGCCAAGGACGACGCCGATCTCCTGACGCGCGGCCGCGCCTTTGCCCGCACGGCCATCGAGGGCCTGCTCCAGCGCAAGGGCCGCTTCGACGGGCTCGGCGCCTTCGAGAACGCCCATATCCGCATCGATGCCGACGACTTCACCCTCGACGGCTTCGACGTGGCGCCGGGCAAGAAGTCGAAGCCGCTGGTCATGACCTTCAAGAAGCCGCAGGAGGTCGTCGGCAACCACATCGCAAAGTTCCAGTCGGTCCGGCTGGCCAAGATGCTGATGGCCTATGATTTCGACAGGGAGATGAACCCGTTCGTCGAGCTCGGCGGCTTCCTGTTCACCTTCATCGGCGACGGCGCCCCGGGCACCGGCAAGACCACGCTGATCCAGATGATCGCGGGCCTGGTCAACAATTACTGCCAGGTCGCCGGCTATGCCTTTGCCTATGAGAATTTCGGCGTCGACCAGATCTCGTCCTACCAGGGCAAGTCGGGCCAGAACTGCCGCCAGTTCATCAACAACGTGCTCAACCCGCGCGCCATCGGCTTCGGCACCATCGACGACATCGACCAGGTGGCGGCCAAGCGCTCGGACGACCGTGCGTCAGCCGGCCAACAGGAAATAACCGGCGTGCTCATGGACGCCTTCGCAGGAGCCGGAACCGTGGTGCGCGGCAACTGCTCCTTCGGCATGTTCTCCAACTATCCCGAGAATGTCGACGACGCCCTGCGCCAGCGCGCCGGCGCCCGCTGGCTGGTCGACGGGCCGCAGACCCGCGACGACTACATCGACATTTTTGTCCTGCTCGCCGGCAAGAACCATAAGATCCCGCTCGGCGAACACGAGCTTTATGCCGCGCAGGAGATCCAGCGCGCCGTGAGCGAAGCCTATGAGGAGCACGAAAAGCCTCAGGAAGACGGGCTGATGAAGGTCTACGACCGCTTCATGAAGGACAATGGCGAGCCCAGGACACTGGCCGACATCGGCACCTATCTGCACATGATCAAGGAAGCCGAGCCACGCTTCACCGGCCGCGCCATCAAGAACGTCACCGACGCGATCAAGATGCGCGCCATGGACATCGAGCTGCCGGACGACTGGTTCGAGAAACCCGAGACGTTCATGCACAAGGGCTACGACGAGAAGAAGGCGATGATCGAGGAGCTGCGTGGGCCGTTCTCGATGGAGATGGTGATGCAGGAGATCAACCGCTACGCCGACTCGGAGTTCCGCTACTCCGACAAGTCGGACGATGCCGCGGTGTCGAAGCTGCTCCGCGATGCGCGGCTGAGGGAACGCGCGGCGAAGGAGATGGAGGAACTGAAGTCGAAGGGGCTGTGGAATGCTTGAGTTCCTTCTCCCCGTTCACGGGGAGAAGGTGCCCGAAGGGCGGATGAGGGGCAGCGCTGTGCGTGGTGGAAATGAACTCAAGACCTCACGGGCAAGGCAACTTCGGCAAGTGGACAATGATGCCGAGGAGAGGCTCTGGTCCGAACTTCGGTCAAGACGCTTGAACGGTCACAAATTCATTCGCCAGATGCCGATTGGACCCTATTTCGCAGACTTCGCCTGCCGCGAGGCCAATCTTGTGGTCGAGGTGGATGGCAGCCAACACGCTCAAGACCCACGGGATGCGCATCGCAACGAGACTATGAATCGAAACGGATGGTCAGTGATAAGATTTTGGCACATCGATGTGCTGCAGCAGCGCAAGCGGGTGCTGGACACCATTGTTGCTGCGCTTGACGGTCGGCTCGACAGCAAGACAATCGCCTTGGACCTGAAGTTTCTTCCTGCGCATTCGAACGAGGATCACCCGTGAAACTTGGTGCCGCCCCTCATCCGCCCTTCGGGCACCTTCTCCCCGTAAACGGGGAGAAGGAATAATGGACCTCCTGCGCGACAATGAGCTGATCTACGGTCGTCTCCTGCCGGTCGACGAACAGCATCTGATCGACCGCTACAACAAGGCGTTGACCGCCTTCGGCTTGCCGGCGACCAGGCTTAAGAGCTTCCAGATCGACCGCAGCGGCTTTTCGCCTGAAATCGCCGAGGAGCTGGGCGACTACCAGTATCTCGATCCCAACGAGGTCAATCGCCGCTTCATCATCCTGACGCCGTCGCAGGTCGACCTGCCTGTCGTGCACACGGCGTTTTCCAACACCTCGCAGCTTTTGTTCGAGTTCATGTCGAAAAACCAGCGCGCCATCGACGCGCTGACGATCAAGGACGTGATCTATGGCGAGATCGAGGATTCCGTCTCCAAGGTCGAGGACATCGAAGACCTTTTGTCGATCAACCAGGTCGAGTTCCGCGTGCTGTCTGCCGAGGACGTGCTGGGCAAGGCAGCCGAACTCGGCAAGCTGGTCGACCGGCTGAAGCAGGAGCCCGAGGCCTGGCGCGACGACGAGATGCTCAACCGCATGGTCGAGCTCGCCAAGGTCTGCGGCGACATCCGCGAAAACGCGCTGGTGCCCGACCAGGTGATCTTCCGCCACAACGCCTTCTGGACCAGCCACTTCGGCGGGCTCTACGTCTTCGTCGACCCTGACGTGACGACCGTCATCTCCGACCCGTCGGCTCCCGGCTTCCGGCGCTCGCGGCCGTGGCAGGTGAGCTATCTGTCGATCCGCGACGCCGACAAGGTGTTCAAGTTCCTCGCCTCGACTGGCAGGCTTGACCTGCCGCGCGCCTCCTGGATCGAGAGCTCGGGCTATCTCGAACATCGTGCCGAGATGGCGGTGCGGGCGCTGATCCGCGCCGCAGAGCCAAATCGCGATCTGAACAAGGTCGACAAGGTCTGGCTGCAGACCTGGATCCATGGGCATGCCGACGCGATCAACAGCGACGGCATCTTCCCGTTCCTCAACGGCGCCAAGCGCGAGATTGCCCAGCTCGGCCAGTTGAGGCTGGAAGAGGTGTTTCCGCAACACCGCTTCCTCGTGGTGCGCGCCAAGACCGACCACCCGGACGCGTGGCTGACCAACCGGCTGATCTCCGAATTCGTGCCCTCGGACTTCGTCTCGCGTTATGTCTTCAACAAGCAAGGCTTCTACAAGGACTATGAAGGTCTCAACGAAGTCTGGCGATCCAACGTTGTCGACACGCTGAAAAACTCATATCTGAAAGACAAAGCGGCATTCCGCGCGCAGCTCTACGGCTTGACCGACTGAGGGGACCTTCACAATGCTCGATCCGATCGTGAATTTCTTCACCCGGATATTCCAGTGGATCGGACGCGGCATCGGCTTCGTCATTGGCCTGATCCTGTGGCCGTTCATGTGGGTGGGCCGCTGGTACGGCCAGCGCGGGCTGATCCTCAAGGCCGTGCTTGGCCTCGCCATCGTCTGCTTCGTCGGCCTCTATGCCTATTTCTTCTATGTCACCCAGTTCTGGCGGGATTTCGATCCCGACTACCCGACCCGGGTCGCAGCATCCTCGACCACGGCCCAGGCCAAGAACGCACTGGCCGGCGACCCGATCGTTGCGGCAACGGCGCCTGCCACCGACACGCAGGCACCGGCCGCCGCCGCAACCGGCCAGACCGCCCCTGCCCCGCAGGTCTGCAAGCGCTCGGAGATCGCAGCGGTTGCTGCCGATCTCATCGACTTCAATGTCAACCGCAATGCGTGGATCTCGTCCATGCTGGTGTCGAAGCTCGGCTTCTTCGGCATGCCGTGGCGCAATACGCCCTTCTTCGACAACAAGGCCGCCTTCCAGCTCGGCATCAACCAGGTGCTGCGCCGCACGACGACCGAACTGGTCGACACGCTCGGCCGCGCCCGCGGCACTTCGCGCATCGACCAGAACCTGCAGGACGCGCGCACGGCAATGGCCTGGGACGAAGACGCCTGGTACATCGGCGTGCGCGGCCCGACGCGCCCGACGCCGAGCGTCTATCGCGACGGCATCGCCAAGCTGCGCGCCTTCAACGCCACTCTCGAGAAGTGCCAGGCGACCTTCGACGCCCGCGCCGACAACCTGCTGCAGTTCCTCGACCGCATCGCCGGTGACATGGGTTCGACCTCCGACATCCTGCGCAGCCAGATCGAGGCGTCTGATGCCGGCTGGTTCGATCCGCGCGCCGACGACCGCTTCTGGTTCGCCTACGGCCAGCTCTATGCCTATTACGGCATCCTGAGCGCGACCCGCGAAGACTTCTCGTCCGTCATCCGCGAGCGCAACCTCGCAACCCTGTGGGACACGATGCAGACGCAGATGCGCGACGCGCTCAACATGCAGCCATGGATCATCTCGAACGGCAACGAATCGAGCTTCCTGTTCCCCTCGCACCTCGCGACCATGGGCTTCAACCTTCTGCGCGCCCGCTCGCAGATCGTCGAAATCCGCAGCGTGCTCGACCGCTAAGGCGGTCGGGTTCATGCCCAGCCCTTGGGGAGTGCGCAGCGCCTGCCCGTTGCCGCTCCCGATGGGGCCGCACCAGCCGTGACGAAACCTGTCGCAATCCGTGCATTGGGCGGCTGTTTTGAGACGGCGGCGAGCGGCGCTGTCGCGCTTCTATGCACGCGAGAAGGTGAACCACCCTCATTTGCGACATGAACTCCGGAGGAGCGGCAATGGCCGAATTCAAGACCGATATCCAGATTGCGCGTGGCGCGAAGAAGAAGCCGATCCAGGAGATCGGTGCGAAGATCGGTATTCCGAACGAGCATTTGCTGCCTTATGGCCATGACAAGGCAAAGATCTCGGCCGAGTTCATCGCCGATGCGCGCAAGAACAAGGACGGCAAGCTGATCCTGGTCACCGCCATCAACCCGACGCCGGCCGGCGAAGGCAAGACCACGACCACGGTAGGCTTGGGCGACGGCTTGAACCGCATCGGCAAGAAGGCGATCGTCTGTATCCGCGAAGCCTCGCTCGGGCCGAACTTCGGCGTCAAGGGCGGTGCCGCCGGCGGCGGTTATGCCCAGGTCGTGCCGATGGAGGACATGAACCTCCACTTCACCGGCGACTTCCACGCCATCACCACCGCCCACAATCTTTTGTCGGCGCTGATCGACAACCACATCTACTGGGGCAACGAGCTTAACATCGACACCCGCCGCGTCGTCTGGCGCCGCGTCATGGACATGAACGACCGCGCCCTGCGCGAGATCAACTGCTCGCTCGGCGGCGTCGCCAACGGTTTTCCGCGTGAAGCCGGCTTCGACATCACGGTTGCTTCCGAAGTCATGGCGATCCTGTGCCTCGCCACCGACCTCAAGGATCTCGAAAAGCGCCTCGGCGACATCATCGTCGCCTATCGCCGCGACAAGAGTGCCGTCTATGCCCGCGACCTCAAGGCCGACGGCGCCATGGCCGTGCTTCTGAAGGACGCCGTGCAGCCGAACCTGGTGCAGACGCTGGAAAACAACCCGGCCTTCGTCCATGGCGGCCCCTTCGCCAACATCGCCCATGGCTGCAACTCGGTGGTCGCCACCACCACCGCGCTGAAGCTTGCCGACTATGTCGTCACCGAAGCCGGCTTCGGCGCTGATCTCGGCGCCGAGAAGTTCTTCGACATCAAGTGCCGCAAGGCGGGCCTGAAGCCGGCAGCCGCCGTCATCGTCGCCACCGTGCGCGCCATGAAGATGAATGGCGGCGTCAAGAAGGAAGACCTTGGCAAGGAAGACGTCGAGGCGGTCAAGCGCGGCTGCGCCAATCTCGGCCGCCACATCGAAAACGTCCGCCAGTTCGGCGTGCCGGCGGTGGTCGCCATCAACCACTTCTATTCCGACACCGACGCCGAGATTGCGGCGATGAAGGACTATGTCGCCAAGATGGGCGAAGAGGCGATCCTGTGCCAGCATTGGGCCAAGGGCTCGGCCGGCATCGAGGATCTCGCCAAGAAAGTGGTCAGCCTGGCCGAAAGCGGCGTCTCGCAGTTCGCCCCGCTCTACCCCGACGACATGAAGCTGTTCGACAAGATCGACACCATCGTCAAGCGCATCTATCGCGGCTCGCAGGCGATCGCCGACAAGAGCGTGCGCGACCAGCTGCATGCGTGGGAACAGGCGGGCTACGGCAATCTGCCGGTGTGCATGGCCAAGACGCAGTACTCGTTCTCGACCGACCCCAACCTGCGCGGTGCCCCCGTCGACCATGTGGTGCCGGTGCGTGAGGTCAGGCTGTCGGCCGGCGCCGGCTTCGTCGTCGCCATCTGCGGCGAGATCATGACCATGCCGGGCCTGCCCAAGGCGCCGTCATCGGAAAAGATCTTCCTCAACGAACAGGGACAGATCGAAGGCCTGTTCTGAGGCGAAACCAACATTCCAAGACGAAGGGGCGAGGCCGCAAGGCCCCGCCCCTTTTCATTTCAGAAGGCCAAGGTTGGTGTCTACGGCCCACCCATCTGCAAACCGCACCCGCCACGGGTGCCCGTGGCGGACGCATTTCAGGAACAACCTGGCATCAGCCGGGAGGCTGCCTTCAAAAGATCGTATCGACCGGCAACCCCAGCGCCATCGCTCCAGTGTAGCGGGCCTGCGGGCCGGCCTGCAGCGGGTGGAAACGCGCGGCCTGCATGTCGCGGAAGCGGCGCTCGAGGCCCTTGTCGCGGTAGAAGGAGGCGCCACCGGCGAGTTCCATGGCGAGCTCGACCACCTCGAGGCCATGGCGGGCGACCAGCGAGCGGCCGATCATCACCTCGTTGACGCTTTCCGCCGATGGCGTGTTGCGCTCGGCCGTCTCGATCATCGAGCGATGCGCCATCTGGGCCGCGCGCAAGGCGGTGTCCATGCGTCCGGCAAGGGTGAGCGTGGTCTCGCCTGCCTGCTTCTTCCTGGTGATCTCGACAGCGATGTCACGGGCGCTTTCGGCGACCCCGAGATAGACCGCATAGATCAGCGGAAAGGCGATGGTGGCGATGATCTGGAACACCGGATGCCAGTGGCCCGGCGCGCGTGAGAAGGCAACGGAAGCATCCGGCACGAACAGCCCGTCGATGACGACGTCGTTGGAGCCGGTGCCGCGCATGCCCAATGTATGCCAGTTGTCCATGACGCTGACCTCCGGCGCCCGCATCGGCACGCCGAAATGGATGACCTTTTCGGTGCCGTCCTCGGCGCAGGCGATCGCCCCGGTCATCAGGATGTCGCCGGCAGCCGCACCCGAAGTGAAGACCTTGCGCGCGGTGATGCGATAGCCGCCCTCGACCTTCTCGGCCTTGCCCGAGCCGCCGATCCAGTCGGACCCGCCGCTGGAGAGCAGGATGATCCTCTCTGTTGCGACGCGCTTGAGCAAGGGTTCGACGGCGGCGACATTCTGGTAGCGCCAGCGCCAGGCGGGGATCGCCACCTGGTGGGTGTGCATGGCAAAGGCCAGCGCGGTCGAACCGCAGGACTGCGCCATGATGCGCAGCATTTCCGAGAGTTCGCGCAGGCCGGCCCCGCCGCCGCCCAGTTCGAGCGGCACGCCCGCCTGAACCAGGCCGGCTTGCTTGAGAAGCGCATAGTTGTCGGCGACGAAACGGTCGCCCTCGTCGAACTTGGGAGCACGTTCGCCAAGGACGGAAGCGAGGTCGTGGGCCACGCCCACGACGTCGGTCGGCACTGCATGTCCGCCGGCGGTTGCCAGCGCGGATTCTGCTACATTCCTCATCATGCTGTCTCCAGTTGAAACGGCAGGCGGGCGGAGAATTGCGCCTGAGACGAGCGCGGTCCAGTTCAGGAACTGAATCGCCGTCTGGCCGGTCAGACTTATGGGCTAGATGCGGGAAAGCAGCTTTTGCGCTATAAGACGCACGTTGCCTGCGCATGGTGCGAGATGAGCGATCGCGGCGGTTACGGCCAGTTTTGCCCGGTTTCGATGGCGTCGGAGGTGCTGTGCACCCGCTGGACGGCTTTGGTCGTGCGCGAAATGCTGATGGGATCGAGCCGTTTCAACGATCTGCGCCGCGGCGTGCCGCGCATGTCGCCGGCACTGCTGTCCAAGCGGCTGAAGGAACTGGAGCGTGCCGGCGTGATCCACACCGAGCGCGGCGGCTCAGGCAGTGTCGAATACCGGCTGACCGAAGCCGGCGAAGACCTGCGGCCGATCATCCTCGGCCTCGGCGAATGGGGGCACCGCTGGGTCGAAAGCCAGCTAACCCTCAGGAATCTCGACCCTTCGCTCTTGATGTGGGACATGCGGCGCAACCTCAATCCCGAGCCTTTGCCGCCGCAGCGCTGCACGATTCACTTTCTGTACCCCGAAGTGTCGAAATCCCAGCAGAACTGGTGGCTGGTGGTCGATGACGGCACGGTCGACCTGTGCAATTCCGACCCCGGCTTCGAGGTCGACCTGCAGGTCACCGGCTCGCTGCGCAGCATGACGGCGGTCTGGATGGGGCTGGCGCGGCTGAGCCAGGAGATCGATTCCGGCCATCTCGAACTCGACGGCGACGACCGCATCGCCCGCGCCATGCAGGCATGGCTGGGCCTGAGCAGCTTCGCGCCGGTGGCGAGGCGGGTCCCCTAGCTCGCCGCCCAGGCCTGGTATTCGTGCATCAGCGGCTCAAGCTCTTCCATTCCAGGAAACTCCGGGAAGCTCCTGACAGCGCCGGTTTCGGCAAACGACATCCTGGTCTTGGTGAAGGTTTCCATGAACGGCCTGAACCAGGCCGTGTCCTCAAGCATGGTCGGCCGCACATTGACGAACCAGTCGACGCCGACGACGCGGGTGAACATCCACGTCTTGCAATGGTCGCAGAACTGGTGGTGCAACTGCTCGCCATGCGCCCCGCCGACGACGGTTTCGCCCTTGGTGACGGCAAAGCCGTCGGCAGGCACCATCGCCGTCAGCGAATAGGCCGAGGACGACATCTTCTGGCAGCCGGGGCAATGGCAGGCCGCGGTGCAGATCGGCGCCTTCGACACCTCGATCTCGACTCGCCCGCAGCGGCACGCGCCCTTGAGCGGCAGTGGAATGGACGGCATGGCGAACTCCCCTGATGATGCAGCGCGATCATGCGATGCGGGGGCTTGGAAGCCTAGGCCTACAATCGTCTTTTCGGTGCGGCGTGCCATCGCAGGGGCCGTCGGCCCTCCCCAAAAAGGGGAGAGCCGGGTGCGCGTTCGCGTCAGGCGGCGATCAGCGCACGCGCCTTGAGCAGCTCGACGCAGGCATTGGCGGCTTCCTTGCCCTTGACCTTGAAGTGGTCGAAGAAGAAGCGGTGATGCTCGGCGCTGTCATGGTAGTTGTGCGGGGTCAGCACCGCCGAGAGAACCGGCACCCCGGTCTGCAGCTGTACGTTCATCATGCCGTCGAGCACGGCATGCGCCACGAAGTCGTGGCGGTAGATGCCGCCATTGACGACGAAGGCAGTGCCGAGGATCGCCTGATGGCGGCCGGTTCCGGCCAGCGTCTTGGCAAACAGCGGGATCTCGTAGGCGCCGGGCACGTCATAAATGTCGACGGCGATACGGCCGTCCGACAGCTTCTCGATCTCGGAGCTGAAGGCCTTGACGCATTCGTCGACGATGTCGGCATGCCAGCGCGCCCGGATCACGGCAACGCGGGTCGTATCGAAGTCTTTCGGGGATTGCTGATTCATGGGTCCATCCTTCCGTTTCGAACCAGAATCAGGACGCACGAGACGGAATCCCGGCGGCTCGCGCCTCCGCTTTCCCGTTCGTTCTCTTCCATCCGGACTGTGACCGTCGGCTCCGGAGTCGCACCGGATCTGCTGACCCTCCAGTTGCCTGGAGGCGCTCGCGGGCTTGGATTCGAAAACCCTTACCGCCGGTGGGGACTTTCACCCCGCCCTGAGAACATTAACGCCATCCGATATGGCGGCGACCCGGCCCACTGTCAACGTCAGGAATAATAGTTTCCGCTATCTGGCGAGCGGACGTGCCGGATTGCCGACGACTGTCGCGCCCGCCGCAACGCTCTTCGTCACCACCGAGCCGGCGCCGACGATGGCGTTGTCGCCGATCTCGATGCCGCCAAGCAGGATGGCGCTGCCGCCGACCCATACGTTGCGGCCGAGGGTGACCGGCCTGCCGATCTCAAGGCCGACCCGGCGCAGCACCGGGTCCTTGTGATGCTCGGGGCAGTAGATCTGCACGCCGGGGCCAAACATCGTGCCCTCGCCTATGCGCACCGGCGCCGTATCGAGGATGGTGCAGCCGGCATTGAGGAACACGCCCTCGCCCAGATGGATGTTGAAACCATAGGCACAATGGAACGGCGCCTCGATGCGGCAGCCGGCGCTGGCCGCGCCGAGCAGCTTGCGGAGAGCGGGCGCGATGTCGCCGCGCGCTGACGGCGGCAGCGAATTGTGCTCGAAGATGGCGTTGGCGGCGGCAAGGCGCAGCGCGTCGAGTTCGGCGTCGACGCAATTGTACCACGCGCCGGCGGCCATCTTGTCGCGTTCGCTCGTTGCCATGTCAGCGTTCCTTTCCCGTTCGTCCAGCCAAACCACAGAAAGGCTCATGCTGCAAAGGTTGAAGCCCTGCTGCTCTGGCGAAACCATGTGGCTGTGCTAGCCTCCGGCAAAGTGCACTTTTGGTACCGGCCATAACCACCAGGGGGACAACGTA
This genomic window contains:
- a CDS encoding AAA family ATPase encodes the protein MDTGLTTISEADIEKHRSTAQSFITRIVVLEDSSGQSGTALAGTNRRFVSTVSTGSIRKTREVELQKTVTAIRPDDQLMSIPQHTLLFRARRGIAVALAVSDVFSRSTDLEALQARNARSPLEGDEAGHFKKLLSASAYVAGFTLASYLAQLIDSDGEAPNDVSEPDFLFDTPQDAVKSIVSGLDRALSGAKDDADLLTRGRAFARTAIEGLLQRKGRFDGLGAFENAHIRIDADDFTLDGFDVAPGKKSKPLVMTFKKPQEVVGNHIAKFQSVRLAKMLMAYDFDREMNPFVELGGFLFTFIGDGAPGTGKTTLIQMIAGLVNNYCQVAGYAFAYENFGVDQISSYQGKSGQNCRQFINNVLNPRAIGFGTIDDIDQVAAKRSDDRASAGQQEITGVLMDAFAGAGTVVRGNCSFGMFSNYPENVDDALRQRAGARWLVDGPQTRDDYIDIFVLLAGKNHKIPLGEHELYAAQEIQRAVSEAYEEHEKPQEDGLMKVYDRFMKDNGEPRTLADIGTYLHMIKEAEPRFTGRAIKNVTDAIKMRAMDIELPDDWFEKPETFMHKGYDEKKAMIEELRGPFSMEMVMQEINRYADSEFRYSDKSDDAAVSKLLRDARLRERAAKEMEELKSKGLWNA
- a CDS encoding DUF559 domain-containing protein, with translation MRGGNELKTSRARQLRQVDNDAEERLWSELRSRRLNGHKFIRQMPIGPYFADFACREANLVVEVDGSQHAQDPRDAHRNETMNRNGWSVIRFWHIDVLQQRKRVLDTIVAALDGRLDSKTIALDLKFLPAHSNEDHP
- a CDS encoding DUF6638 family protein, which translates into the protein MDLLRDNELIYGRLLPVDEQHLIDRYNKALTAFGLPATRLKSFQIDRSGFSPEIAEELGDYQYLDPNEVNRRFIILTPSQVDLPVVHTAFSNTSQLLFEFMSKNQRAIDALTIKDVIYGEIEDSVSKVEDIEDLLSINQVEFRVLSAEDVLGKAAELGKLVDRLKQEPEAWRDDEMLNRMVELAKVCGDIRENALVPDQVIFRHNAFWTSHFGGLYVFVDPDVTTVISDPSAPGFRRSRPWQVSYLSIRDADKVFKFLASTGRLDLPRASWIESSGYLEHRAEMAVRALIRAAEPNRDLNKVDKVWLQTWIHGHADAINSDGIFPFLNGAKREIAQLGQLRLEEVFPQHRFLVVRAKTDHPDAWLTNRLISEFVPSDFVSRYVFNKQGFYKDYEGLNEVWRSNVVDTLKNSYLKDKAAFRAQLYGLTD
- a CDS encoding DUF2333 family protein translates to MLDPIVNFFTRIFQWIGRGIGFVIGLILWPFMWVGRWYGQRGLILKAVLGLAIVCFVGLYAYFFYVTQFWRDFDPDYPTRVAASSTTAQAKNALAGDPIVAATAPATDTQAPAAAATGQTAPAPQVCKRSEIAAVAADLIDFNVNRNAWISSMLVSKLGFFGMPWRNTPFFDNKAAFQLGINQVLRRTTTELVDTLGRARGTSRIDQNLQDARTAMAWDEDAWYIGVRGPTRPTPSVYRDGIAKLRAFNATLEKCQATFDARADNLLQFLDRIAGDMGSTSDILRSQIEASDAGWFDPRADDRFWFAYGQLYAYYGILSATREDFSSVIRERNLATLWDTMQTQMRDALNMQPWIISNGNESSFLFPSHLATMGFNLLRARSQIVEIRSVLDR
- a CDS encoding formate--tetrahydrofolate ligase; this encodes MAEFKTDIQIARGAKKKPIQEIGAKIGIPNEHLLPYGHDKAKISAEFIADARKNKDGKLILVTAINPTPAGEGKTTTTVGLGDGLNRIGKKAIVCIREASLGPNFGVKGGAAGGGYAQVVPMEDMNLHFTGDFHAITTAHNLLSALIDNHIYWGNELNIDTRRVVWRRVMDMNDRALREINCSLGGVANGFPREAGFDITVASEVMAILCLATDLKDLEKRLGDIIVAYRRDKSAVYARDLKADGAMAVLLKDAVQPNLVQTLENNPAFVHGGPFANIAHGCNSVVATTTALKLADYVVTEAGFGADLGAEKFFDIKCRKAGLKPAAAVIVATVRAMKMNGGVKKEDLGKEDVEAVKRGCANLGRHIENVRQFGVPAVVAINHFYSDTDAEIAAMKDYVAKMGEEAILCQHWAKGSAGIEDLAKKVVSLAESGVSQFAPLYPDDMKLFDKIDTIVKRIYRGSQAIADKSVRDQLHAWEQAGYGNLPVCMAKTQYSFSTDPNLRGAPVDHVVPVREVRLSAGAGFVVAICGEIMTMPGLPKAPSSEKIFLNEQGQIEGLF
- a CDS encoding acyl-CoA dehydrogenase family protein, with the translated sequence MMRNVAESALATAGGHAVPTDVVGVAHDLASVLGERAPKFDEGDRFVADNYALLKQAGLVQAGVPLELGGGGAGLRELSEMLRIMAQSCGSTALAFAMHTHQVAIPAWRWRYQNVAAVEPLLKRVATERIILLSSGGSDWIGGSGKAEKVEGGYRITARKVFTSGAAAGDILMTGAIACAEDGTEKVIHFGVPMRAPEVSVMDNWHTLGMRGTGSNDVVIDGLFVPDASVAFSRAPGHWHPVFQIIATIAFPLIYAVYLGVAESARDIAVEITRKKQAGETTLTLAGRMDTALRAAQMAHRSMIETAERNTPSAESVNEVMIGRSLVARHGLEVVELAMELAGGASFYRDKGLERRFRDMQAARFHPLQAGPQARYTGAMALGLPVDTIF
- a CDS encoding winged helix-turn-helix transcriptional regulator gives rise to the protein MSDRGGYGQFCPVSMASEVLCTRWTALVVREMLMGSSRFNDLRRGVPRMSPALLSKRLKELERAGVIHTERGGSGSVEYRLTEAGEDLRPIILGLGEWGHRWVESQLTLRNLDPSLLMWDMRRNLNPEPLPPQRCTIHFLYPEVSKSQQNWWLVVDDGTVDLCNSDPGFEVDLQVTGSLRSMTAVWMGLARLSQEIDSGHLELDGDDRIARAMQAWLGLSSFAPVARRVP
- a CDS encoding GFA family protein, whose protein sequence is MPSIPLPLKGACRCGRVEIEVSKAPICTAACHCPGCQKMSSSAYSLTAMVPADGFAVTKGETVVGGAHGEQLHHQFCDHCKTWMFTRVVGVDWFVNVRPTMLEDTAWFRPFMETFTKTRMSFAETGAVRSFPEFPGMEELEPLMHEYQAWAAS
- a CDS encoding 6,7-dimethyl-8-ribityllumazine synthase translates to MNQQSPKDFDTTRVAVIRARWHADIVDECVKAFSSEIEKLSDGRIAVDIYDVPGAYEIPLFAKTLAGTGRHQAILGTAFVVNGGIYRHDFVAHAVLDGMMNVQLQTGVPVLSAVLTPHNYHDSAEHHRFFFDHFKVKGKEAANACVELLKARALIAA
- a CDS encoding sugar O-acetyltransferase, producing MATSERDKMAAGAWYNCVDAELDALRLAAANAIFEHNSLPPSARGDIAPALRKLLGAASAGCRIEAPFHCAYGFNIHLGEGVFLNAGCTILDTAPVRIGEGTMFGPGVQIYCPEHHKDPVLRRVGLEIGRPVTLGRNVWVGGSAILLGGIEIGDNAIVGAGSVVTKSVAAGATVVGNPARPLAR